Genomic DNA from Hordeum vulgare subsp. vulgare chromosome 2H, MorexV3_pseudomolecules_assembly, whole genome shotgun sequence:
ATCTGGAGGACGCCTCTCCTGGTCCGATTGAAGTCGACGGCTGCTCCCTTCCTGCTCACGCGCTTGCTCCTCATACGTGCTCAGATGCACGTCATGCTGCCCGCTGGTACTAGCTACTACTTGCTAGTTGCTACAACATGGTGTACGCTACCTATTGCTAGTTGCTTACATGCTTGCTGGCTCTTTTCTATAAGCTACCACAGCTGCTCACATGCTGATGCTTGCTATCTAGTTTTGTATAtgcttttctagttttctttgttttccagtgcatccaccaaatccgttgatattttatgttttcttacgtcatgcgagtccaccataccttagtccgCCAGCCTTTCTCCGGTCCTGATCTTTTCTATGCAAtttttgtggcctatttgcccttgttgttttctataggatttcctggacttcttttgcattgttgatcttcttttgcattgttttctaTCGTGCCTTATCtgccgagcttctttcgccgacggttgtcgtgtactatgattttctgcgcaatgctttattcttttgatgtgtcatcttcttttgacaacccatcttctcttgatacttatgttgtatcttcaagtgatgtggtgtcttcctctgatgtgccatctcttcggtgtctttctttgatgtgccatctttttttgacaacccatcttctcttgatacttatcgtgtatcttcaagtgatgcggtgtctacctctgatgtgccatctcttcgttatctccttcggcgactcgacaagttttgaagactcttcatgctacgacgacactctcaagacgcagATTTGGATTATTATTTTTTTAGTAttgcacttcttcaaatgcaatgctattgcatacgctttgcatttgaggggggtgttaggaagtattagtattagtctaggagtccttattagtctatgtttattttccttgcacctcaaatcttgtgtaatatatatatgccccttgggccttcaataatgataagttgctttcctaacagcaGGCAGGATCATTCCCAGCCTCATGTTATCGGCGCTCTGGGTCTGCCATTAGGGCTGGGTACTAGAAAGATCCGAAAAAAATTAACTGGATACCATTTCATTTGTACCCCATATAACTAATAGAACAAGCACACCTGTAAATTTTGGATGGTCTGTATAAGTAGCATGTGGAGTATGTGCAAAAACTGAAGAAGGTGCAGTTTCAAAATAGAATAAGAAAATGAAGAGGGTGTGATGGCGATGGGTTTTTATAATTATATTTCTGGCCTGCCTATTTAATTTGATTTATACAGCTGGCCAACTGGGGAGTATTTGATTACAACATCTATTATTACCTTAAACAGACATTTATGCTACTCTTGTGTGCAGTGCACTATCTGCAAACAGCATCGATGTCACTGTTCATCCGGAAAGGCTGCAACCATATtcatctctctcttctttttcttcttataagCTAGACAACAATGATCTGATAGACTGATACATGGTCGTctattgtttttttttttttgaggaatCACCATGGGGTGGGAGAGTTCACCCACCTGATTATATTACTCAACGGTAAAGCAGCCGTAGCTGATCACAATTTTTTTTTGCGAAGGAGCTGATTACAAGTTTGCAGAATTACATGAGGACACATGCGTGTGAGGAGAGGAATACCAGCTACGAGAAGGCGGTtttcttgtcagcatttttacatAGCTTGTGTGACCAAAGGTCTAAATATGCGATCATGAGTCTAATAGACGTGGCAAAGTGTCGGTCGATGAAGCGGAAAGTCTTGGCATTTCTGGGGTCCCAAATCTTCCGAAGGATGAGGAGCAGGATGAAAGGCCAAATAGGCTATAAGGGGGTAAATTGGGTCGATGATCTCCCAAAGCCCGCCAATACAGTCTGGCTTCCCAATACCAAACTTTTTGGGCTCGCAGACGTTACTCCAAGCAATTCGACATTGACAACCGGTACAAGTTTCTATTGGGTTTTAAACTACTGATGTGTTACTGGAACTATAAACTGGTACTACTCGTATTATCTTGTATATATACTTTCTTCGTTcataaatataagatgttttagatATTCcagtatggactacatacggactgaaatgagcgaacaaacacactaaaacgTGTTTGTATATATTTGATTCACAAGAAAAAGTTAGAACATCTTACATTTGTggatggacggagggagtagtatttgcGGTTTCAGTGTCAATTGCCTCATTTTCAGCGCATTTGCATCCATCCAAATGGAGTAAAAACACAAACTGGATGTTTACCTTTACTGAGCAGTCCCTCATTATTGTGAAAATTCCCTCATTTATTCCAAAAGATAATAAATCTCTGGGGACCGAAGCTTTGATCTGAGCAGTGCCGGTCAATCATTCTGGGGTTTGATCTTGATCTGAAGGCAAGGGAGACGGACACGGCGGCAGCTTGGGCATTCAACCAACCAACTGTGAAGCCCGTGCGTCATTAACTATGGTGTCGCCGGTCCTGCTCCTGCATGACCTATCATTCGACACGCACGCACTCATCTTGATCCTTTTTACTTGCTCCATGATAAAGAGTACAATCCCAGTTTATTTACTGCATCCTCACAGCAGCCGATTCGGTGGGTTTTTGGTGCAAGCCTTGACCAAAAATGAATGAAGAATAAAAATGTACAGACTCGAGAGGACTCCGCCTGAACCCGTCCCCGTCCTAGAGGAATGCTGGTAGATGGGGATGGGACGATGGCAGCTCCGAGCTGACCACCATGCCGAGGATGCCGCTCCAGTAGCTGCTGCCGCCACCACCGCTCTCTCCGTCCCCCCCGGAGGCCTGGCTGCCATTGCTGGACTCGCCCCAGCACTCCGGCGGCGCATCATGCACGCCACCGGCGCCGGACCCAGCGAGCAGCAGCATGTCCGTGAGGCCGGCTCCGACGCCTGCGGCCCCTTGGAACCatggctcctcctcctcgccctccAGCACTTGCATCTGCTgctcgcggaggaggaacctgcgCATGTCGTCCTCCTCGCGCTCCGGATCATAGCTTCTCAACTTCCACATCGCGGTCGCCGAGTTGCTTTCGGATGCCACACTGTTATTATTACCGCCCATGAACGTCAGTGTGGAGGTCGGCGACTCCGAGTCAAGCTTGGCTCCCTGCCATGCCTGCAACAGGCCGAGGCACGGGGAAGCGGCAGGGTCTGGAGGCATGTTTGGGATTGAAGTCGGTGTACAAGCTGCTGCTGTGCGCATCGTGGACTCTCGGGCcagccgcccctcggcctccagCCGGGCGCTCTCCCATTGGGCCATGTGGCTGAGGCTCGCCGCGGCCTTGGCCGATCTGACGTCGGCCGCTGTGCCTGCCGGAGCTCCGTTGGTGGCCTTGTGGGTGACGGGGTCGATCCCCATCTTGGCTAGCCTCTTCTTGAGGTGGGTGTTCCAGTAGTTCTTGATCTCGTTGTCGGTGCGCCTCGACAGGTGTGTCGCGATGGCAGACCACCTGCACAGTCCCAGGAAGTAACACTTCTTAAGAGATTgatcatatatacatatatagaaCGCATATTCATGCATTATTATTGCTGGACAACAGAAATGCCATAATTCTTTGTTGGGGGTGCAGAAATCAGGACAAATCTGAAAGTTGAGCGGGATGTTTGGTGCATTCAACACTACAAACTATTCGTCTTCTATTTTTTGCTTTCAGATGTAATAGGAGTGGAATGCATATGCATTATTATTATTAGTTATGGGCAGACAGCAGTCTGTCTGACAAGGTCAGAGACTCTGCACTTGATCTTGGCCCCGGAAAAGGATGCAGGTAAGATATTAATGAAGAGGCAACAAAAGGATCTGTACTAAACCCGAAGGGAGCTTAAGTTGGTAACTGTGCCGTAATAATCTGAGTGAAAAAAAAAACTAGATAAAAGCCACTACACACCTGTTGCCAAGAAGAGCATGAAGCTGGATGATGGTCTGTTCTTCCTGCAGGCTGAACTTGCCCCTCTTGATGTCCGGCCGCAGGTAGTTGGTCCATCTCAGTCTGCAACTCTTGCCGCACCTCTGCAAACCTGCAAGATGTTGGCCGAACCCTCACCAACTCCGTAGAAAGACGCCTTTGTTTCTCAGCAACCGGATGAAATTCAAGCTTTTCTAGACTCACCGGCCTTGGAGGGCAATGCACGCCAGCTCCCGTGTCCATGCTCCTCGATGTGGGCAAGaagcttctcgtcctcctccgtaGTCCATGGGCCTTTCTTCAGGCCAACCTTGTCACAGCATGGCGATCGCCCCATTGGAGTAGGCGCGTAATATGCTGCTGCCTTTCGGAAGCCAAGAGCTGACAGCTGAGTGCAGAGGAGCTAAATAGAGCAGCAGCAGGAGAAGGCAAGCTAGAGCTATACATCATTAGCGCGATATGAAGGTATGAAAACTGAACTTTCCATGCCTTATCAtcatgacataaatgcccttttgaTGCTTCTGTTTTGGTGCAGGTTACTGGGTGCACGAAGATGGACAGCTCCTCACTGATCAACTGAATGTAAGGGTAACAAACAATTGACTTCGGTTGAGTATGAGTTTAGCATTCAGGTCCACTTGGCTATGGCCCTCGAAATAAAAGCTGCTATAACTCCCAAGGTGACCGGACCCCCCCACCAGCGGTGACACCAAGTCCAGGTTGGTGAGACCGTACGGTAATTTTCTTCCTGCGTGAAGTTATAGCAGGTCAATGTTCAGTGAGTTGCTTCATTTTGGGACGAGTCCTCGGGAGGGTGGGGAATCCTTTTGGTACCGACGCTCTGGCAGCCCAGTATAAAACGTACACTTATTATGCAATGTCTACCAATGCTTGGAATTAAGAACTTTATTATAATGTCTCTCAGATTTAACTGTTTGGTGTAATGCTGTAGATGGAGTGGAAGTTTCTTTAGCAAATGCCATTTGTACTGGTGAAGCTATTTCTTGTTTTCAGTGCGATGTCGCCAATGCCTTATTGACCATGGATTCCATTTTGGTTTATAAGTCTAAACTGGAAGCACTAAATAACTGAATTTATTCCATGCAAaagataaaagaaataaaattataACTGAACCTGAAGCCAAGAACAACTTATGAACTAAAAAAATTCAATGCTTTTGTGAGATGTAGGAAGATACTGGAAGCATTACAGTTGGAAAAGTACAAAGATGACACCTGGATAAACGTGTATTAGCATGATATGGGACCACTAGTGCAGTGAATGGTCAAGATCAAACTACATGAGTAGCTTTACTTGCAGTTCTGTGTGAGGAAACACATACTGAATAGTGGGGAAAATTGGAAGATAGCAAAATGACGAATAAACGTAACACTGCACACATATAACACATGGATATAAGAGCTGCACTATCCACTCTAGAGAAGTAGACAGGATACCAAAACTATTTCATGACAAGAATTATTCAGCCTAAGAAAAATAAGCATTATGACATCTTAAAGACATAATTTGTGTTTATAACAGCACAGTTGCACTGTGTTAGAATAGAGAACATGTGAACAAACTAACTGGAGACAGATCAGGGATGAAACACTTACCTCATTGCGAAGGAAGTAAGGACATCCATGACCCCATCGAAATAACTATGTAACATTGCATTATTCAAGATTGTGGTACAGGTTCTTCCATCTGCACATGGCTTTTCAGACCAGATCAACCTCTTGTGCCAGTGGAAGATTGTACCGTATTGTTTAACACTTGGTTGCCTCCTGCAAAGGGAAGCCTGGACGATCTGTTGGCTTTTCATGCCCAGCTGTTGTTTACTGCATCCCTCCCTGTGTCACTCACTGTCTGACTAACATGTTGGCCTGAACCAAACTTGTCAATGGAACAATGAAGAAGTTCACAATGTTTCAGTGGCATATAGCTAGGGATTTAACTGCAATTTCAAATGAAGGCCAATTAACAACTGTTATCACGATGAAATCATGAAATAGCTAAATAACACAAATCATGAAATCAGACACTGCAAGTCTACTTCTTTGAAGCTACGGCGATTTGATAGGTGGAATTTGCAGTCAGGTTAAAGATTGCATGCATAGGTGGCAATTATTTTCATTAAATTTAGAGGGTCCTAGACTGTTAAAATTTCCAGCACAGGATTACATACCAACAATAACTACAACTAGTAAATTCGCAACCATACAGACAAAGTGATTTTTCAAAGTATAGTAATCCTACGGGCTTGGAGAAGTACATGTGATTCCAATGCAAATACCTCTTCTCAAATACATATATTATAAAGACATGCACTGCAGGATAGAAGTACCGATGGCAAATAAGGCACTTAAAAATCTACTATCAGACAGACTGCCATGGTATTATGCATAACTTAGATATGACTGTGCATAAAGGCCCTTATAAAACAGTCACTTTCTCAGCACAGACATCTAATTTGCAGAATATCATTGTCCATAACCTCTTCTACTCTAATATGTAAGTTGTGAAAAAGGGATATGCATACCTGGAGGAAGAATTGATTAGTGAGAACTGACGCTGGTGTCCTGCCATGTTAGTAAATAGGGCAGCTGTTATGACTATTGTAATCTAGACTAGAGAAGCCGATGGACCAATACCAACTTGTGTGCGTCATACTGAACCAACAACCAGTATTAGATGGTACTAGCAACAACAGACAAGAACTCGTGGAAATTTGTGCGTACTTTAACCCCTGCCACTTGCGCATGATACAGCGTTAGCATGATATGCACAAGTTGATTTTATTGTAAGCTGGAAGGTTCCGGACAACATAAAAGCCACCAGCTATGAATTAAGTGCAAAAGAATTAGCAAAAACCAAGTAGAAGAAGATAAACAAGAGCACAACAAATGGTACATGACAGGAACATACGCTACGAAATGATGCGCAAAGATTCACACTTTCACGCTGCTACATATATGCACCCTACATACTATAAGTCTAGATCCACCTGTGATCATGAAAATGTGCTCTAGCTAACTAATATGACAGTAAACCTTTGCAAACAACTGACAGTAAAAAATTATTAGGCGATCAGTGTCCAGACAGGTTCCATCTGGTCTCGGTAACAGTTCAGACCCAAGCATGCCATTACTATTTTGACAAACGCCATTGCTTCTCTGACGTGCACTGTTGGACCACGGATGTAGGGGGTAGCGATGCTAGCAAATTGAGAGCAGTGCAAATACATTGGTGTTACAATTACAAAGCACCGAAGCAGGATGAATCAAGACACTAAGTAAAACTAACatcaaatttttatcatggtgacTTGATCAGCATTGTCGAATGAGCCATGCAGAAGCTCACCATCGACTAACATTCCCTGAAACATACACAGCAACACCTCACCTTACATGAGAAGAGCGTCACACTTGTTGAACCTCGGAAGACCCTGACCCTCTGAATATGCCATCCCGATTGCAGCCTCACCGTCCTTCCCTACGCCCATGTAATAGAGTCTCCAATCATATGGCCCATCCATTTGCACCAAGCACGGGGCGCCGACCCCAGCGACGTCccactcatcatcatcctccgacGGGCGCAGCGCTGGTGATTCACTGCACCGCCTCCACCCGTTGAGCCCGTCCTCCGACACGGCCAGCCCAATGCTCACCCCGCCATTGCCATCCAAACCCTCGTACGCCATCATGTACCGACCGGCGGCGCGGTCGCGGACGACATGCCCCTGCCGCACCCCGCCTTCGTCGAACGACCCAGGCCCGCCTCCCTCGAGCGCCTTCCCCACCCTCTCCCACCGTATGCCGTCCCTGGACCTCGCCACCCCGACCGCGTGCCTCTGCGACATTTCGTCGAACGAGTGGTAGTACATCCGGAGGTCCCCGTCGGCGTGCATCACCACCTTGGGAGCCGCCGCGCAGCGCTTCTCCCAGCCATGAGGGTGGTCCTCCCCGACCCCGAGCAGCGCGCCGGTGTGGTGGCCTCCCTCGATGCGCGCCCAGTGGCGGCCGTCCTGGCTGATGGCGAGGCCGGGCAGCGCGGCGACGTCCGCGGCGGGGAACGGGGACGCGAGGCGCGCGTCGTTGGAGCCGGTGTAGTAGAGCCAGTACACGGCGGAGGAGGACGGGAGGCGGcgggacgaagacgacgacggcgCGTCGGGGCCAGAGATGACGAGGACGTCGCCGGGGCGGACGGCGGCGGTGTCGAAGACCCACCAGTCGGTGGAGGGCAGCAGCGGGTCGGGTGATACGGGCGCGCTCCAGCGCAGGCCGTCGGGGGAGGTGGCGAGGGCGACGCGCGCCCCGGAGTGGTACCAGAGGAGCCAGTCGCCGGCGGGCAGGCGCTTGACGACGGGGGAGCcggcgccgcggaggaggaggccgcGGGAGGCGGCGGGCTGGTGGTGGGCCTGGGCCGGGGCCGGGGCCGGGGCCTGGCAGCGGATGCGGGAGGCCGGCAGGCAGCGCGGCGGCGGGAGGGGATTGGCGAGGAGCATGGCGCGACAGTGAGAGCGTGTCTGATGGTGGCGGAGCCGGGGATTTGGGATGTGCGGCG
This window encodes:
- the LOC123428375 gene encoding transcription factor MYB16-like, coding for MGRSPCCDKVGLKKGPWTTEEDEKLLAHIEEHGHGSWRALPSKAGLQRCGKSCRLRWTNYLRPDIKRGKFSLQEEQTIIQLHALLGNRWSAIATHLSRRTDNEIKNYWNTHLKKRLAKMGIDPVTHKATNGAPAGTAADVRSAKAAASLSHMAQWESARLEAEGRLARESTMRTAAACTPTSIPNMPPDPAASPCLGLLQAWQGAKLDSESPTSTLTFMGGNNNSVASESNSATAMWKLRSYDPEREEDDMRRFLLREQQMQVLEGEEEEPWFQGAAGVGAGLTDMLLLAGSGAGGVHDAPPECWGESSNGSQASGGDGESGGGGSSYWSGILGMVVSSELPSSHPHLPAFL
- the LOC123428374 gene encoding uncharacterized protein LOC123428374 translates to MLLANPLPPPRCLPASRIRCQAPAPAPAQAHHQPAASRGLLLRGAGSPVVKRLPAGDWLLWYHSGARVALATSPDGLRWSAPVSPDPLLPSTDWWVFDTAAVRPGDVLVISGPDAPSSSSSRRLPSSSAVYWLYYTGSNDARLASPFPAADVAALPGLAISQDGRHWARIEGGHHTGALLGVGEDHPHGWEKRCAAAPKVVMHADGDLRMYYHSFDEMSQRHAVGVARSRDGIRWERVGKALEGGGPGSFDEGGVRQGHVVRDRAAGRYMMAYEGLDGNGGVSIGLAVSEDGLNGWRRCSESPALRPSEDDDEWDVAGVGAPCLVQMDGPYDWRLYYMGVGKDGEAAIGMAYSEGQGLPRFNKCDALLM